Proteins encoded in a region of the Leguminivora glycinivorella isolate SPB_JAAS2020 chromosome 23, LegGlyc_1.1, whole genome shotgun sequence genome:
- the LOC125238450 gene encoding facilitated trehalose transporter Tret1-like, protein MFDTFKAQFKLKWRQYLAASLASYGSLCTGMSMGWTSPVMPLLSGPDSPLAVPPTHQQESWIGSLLVLGGLFGPLITVPLSKHVGRRWIIIATNLPLLLGWLLAGVATNLPTLYVARLMWGCATGMMFATIPLYIGEISEDANRGALSALFLLFINVGFLLAYAIGPFTSYWGLTAAGGILSLFYVPFTWYLPETPFYLVWKGHTEEASKVLQSLRGSSKDAVQAELDGLQAMVAREFKEEPRIKDLWATRGNVKALGICVFLAMLLQLSGIDVLLFYMEELLKKVGTKMSAANGTILMGCVQVITSCITPLVVDRLGRKFLMWTTSLGLTIFLFLIGVYAVLDLHFKVDVSSFAAAPLVCLVFYMILFTLGVGPVPWILVAEMFPVRTKCLASGIASFMCWLAGFVWTRFFREVEASYGIYTAFWILAVCCGFGFIFSAAFLPETKGKTFDEIQEMLNKSNNEEEPKPVDV, encoded by the exons ATGTTTGATACGTTCAAAGcgcaatttaaattaaaatggcgTCAATATTTAGCAGCATcattag CAAGCTACGGCAGCCTGTGCACGGGGATGTCCATGGGCTGGACGTCCCCCGTGATGCCTCTCCTCAGCGGTCCAGACAGCCCCTTGGCAGTGCCACCTACTCACCAGCAAGAATCCTGGATCGGGTCGCTTCTAGTCCTGGGCGGACTGTTCG GTCCTCTCATCACGGTCCCCCTCTCCAAGCACGTCGGTCGCCGCTGGATCATCATCGCCACTAATCTGCCACTCCTCCTTGGGTGGTTACTAGCCGGTGTGGCCACCAATTTACCAACGTTGTATGTCGCTCGGCTCATGTGGGGATGCGCTACGGGGATGATGTTCGCCACTATACCGCTGTATATTGGAGAGATTTCTGAG GACGCAAACCGAGGCGCCCTAAGCGCTCTTTTCCTCCTCTTCATCAACGTCGGTTTCCTCTTAGCGTACGCCATCGGACCTTTCACGTCTTACTGGGGCCTGACTGCTGCTGGTGGAATCCTGTCGTTATTCTACGTACCTTTTACCTGGTATCTACCTGAGACGCCCTTTTATCTGGTCTGGAAAG GCCACACAGAAGAAGCCTCAAAGGTACTCCAAAGCTTACGAGGATCGTCAAAAGACGCAGTGCAAGCAGAGTTGGATGGACTGCAAGCCATGGTAGCTCGGGAGTTCAAGGAGGAACCCAGGATTAAGGACCTGTGGGCTACCAGGGGTAACGTCAAGGCGTTAG GTATCTGCGTGTTCCTAGCTATGCTGCTGCAACTATCCGGAATCGACGTATTACTCTTCTATATGGAGGAGCTGTTGAAGAAAGTCGGGACCAAGATGTCGGCTGCCAACGGGACCATCCTCATGGGCTGTGTTCAG GTCATAACAAGCTGCATCACTCCGCTGGTGGTGGACAGGCTCGGCAGAAAGTTTCTCATGTGGACCACTTCGCTTGGGCTTACCATTTTCCTG TTCCTGATCGGAGTGTACGCAGTTCTGGACCTGCACTTCAAGGTGGACGTCAGCTCGTTTGCCGCGGCGCCGCTCGTCTGTCTTGTCTTCTACATGATTCTGTTCACTTTAG GTGTGGGCCCAGTGCCATGGATCCTTGTAGCGGAGATGTTCCCCGTGCGAACCAAGTGCCTAGCCAGCGGCATTGCTTCATTCATGTGCTGGCTCGCTGGATTTGTATGGACAAG ATTCTTCCGCGAAGTAGAGGCGTCGTACGGCATCTACACGGCGTTCTGGATCCTGGCGGTGTGCTGCGGCTTCGGGTTCATATTCTCGGCCGCCTTCCTGCCCGAGACCAAGGGCAAGACCTTCGATGAGATACAGGAGATGCTTAACAA GTCTAATAATGAGGAGGAGCCTAAACCAGTTGATgtctaa
- the LOC125238451 gene encoding leucine-rich repeat-containing protein 70-like: MRGNLMLEMNSKAWIILLAAIAVKADPTCTHQGTDIVCTNEISDYILKRGLVSEHSSITGITLRNCRITHIELESFHKLPALEYLDLSVNKISRLELGVLDGFKKTIVLNISHNRLTEFPLGVFDQKPNLEILDLKGNRLENLELGVFDPLHKLRHLDLSSNKIKGRSQNPYIFDQSTQIKFMDFSRNDMSGTPENMLAAFEVIDFLNLDRCSLSEVPKFATRSNLRTMKHLLLSTNEITKLDNPAVFSYLENLEKLNLVANYITEVHQDVFKPLKKAQEILLSHNKMVNIPETLFQNMRYLTNIDLSNNFLENVPVNAFRGTKLKVLNLSNNRFTYLQDNFNLELRNSGVKLSHLFFQNNPWQCACLNDILVEIKKYEIHYNGDKYDGRRPVCVTNEFACKRQPSFNEFYSDLYDNVI, translated from the exons ATGCGTGGTAATTTGATGTTGG AAATGAATTCTAAAGCCTGGATCATCCTGCTAGCTGCCATAGCGGTCAAAGCCGACCCAACATGCACCCACCAAGGCACCGACATCGTGTGCACTAACGAAATCTCGGACTATATCCTCAAACGGGGCCTCGTTTCAGAACACAGCAGTATAACCGGTATTACCCTCCGAAACTGCAGAATAACACACATCGAACTAGAGTCTTTCCATAAACTACCCGCTTTGGAGTACCTCGATCTCAGCGTCAACAAGATATCTCGATTGGAACTAGGCGTTCTGGATGGATTCAAAAAGACAATTGTCCTAAATATCTCCCATAACAGATTGACAGAGTTCCCTTTAGGCGTATTCGATCAGAAACCTAATCTGGAAATACTTGACTTAAAAGGGAACAGATTGGAAAACCTAGAGCTTGGTGTGTTTGACCCTTTACATAAGCTGAGACACCTAGATTTATCCAGCAATAAAATTAAAGGAAGAAGCCAAAATCCATATATTTTCGACCAATCAACGCAGATCAAATTCATGGATTTTTCAAGGAATGACATGAGTGGTACGCCAGAGAATATGCTAGCCGCTTTTGAAGTTATTGATTTTCTGAATTTAGATCGCTGTTCATTGTCAGAAGTACCCAAGTTCGCTACTAGATCAAATTTACGTACGATGAAACATCTCCTACTGTCAACGAATGAGATAACAAAACTTGACAATCCTGCAGTTTTCTCGTATTTAGAAAACTTGGAGAAACTAAATCTAGTCGCAAATTATATAACAGAAGTGCATCAAGACGTTTTCAAGCCATTGAAGAAAGCACAAGAGATACTTTTGAGTCACAATAAGATGGTAAACATTCCAGAGACTCTGTTCCAAAATATGCGTTATTTGACCAATATTGATTTATCGAACAATTTTTTAGAAAATGTTCCAGTTAACGCATTTCGCGGTACAAAATTGAAAGTACTGAACTTATCTAATAATCGGTTCACTTACTTACAAGACAATTTCAACTTAGAATTGAGGAATTCTGGAGTAAAGTTATCGCATTTATTCTTTCAGAATAATCCGTGGCAGTGTGCGTGTCTTAATGATATTttagtggaaattaaaaaatacgaaattcaTTATAATGGTGATAAATATGACGGGCGTCGTCCTGTTTGTGTTACTAACGAATTTGCTTGCAAAAGACAACCGAGCTTTAATGAATTTTATAGTGATCTTTATGATAACGTTATTTAA